From Calonectris borealis chromosome 7, bCalBor7.hap1.2, whole genome shotgun sequence, one genomic window encodes:
- the ZNF488 gene encoding zinc finger protein 488, with amino-acid sequence MELTSLPKFLWASDNKLLHHHFPDILATVHTTQDIPEEVVFGPCMLQNTLLDTVAFIALKCSDRRNIHYVFKVDVTSVHSPTGLPWMRLVQAAANSKEQNLEAYLENSQLYYRSTRKINKNEELLVWYDEELSSLLGFNEIKAQSPQNELRCQECDRVFKCEHSYLSHVRFLCVPEKSALLWRNFQNPKTEKSNLAEQTTNFHSLARDLEVKMAACKDDAHGLTGEKRAKSEEAENNRSRKTVLLEKTNNLSEEHNCGGKEEIGGEHALAGSFWKLGSGRQSARKDALEQKQSAFTEVRRMKEKLRNERPKEPEQEDGMVPLGKEQVSKEVLLNSSGSAFSFVWPTRARGEQKSAFSKPSKCLTERAAINSSHPMSESPKSLGELSGFIATTDIMCCSTLLNSKFFVSDLCNAQMLQTSVTRSNVFPYTSEPWPKQAGGQLQNTTTTSSSSSSSSSLTLLPPTFTSFGVAAQNWCAKCNLSFRMTSDLVFHMRSHHKKEYSSTESQCKRRREEKLTCPICHEYFRERHHLSRHMTSHN; translated from the exons aTGGAACTTACATCTTTGCCTAAATTCCTTTGGGCAAGTGACAACAAACTGCTGCATCACCATTTTCCGGACATATTGGCTACTGTTCATACCACACAAGACATTCCTGAAGAAGTTGTTTTTGGACCATGCATGCTCCAGAACACCCTGCTGGACACTGTAGCGTTTATTGCTCTCAAGTGTTCTGACAGACGGAACATCCATTATGTATTTAAG GTAGACGTTACGTCTGTGCACAGTCCCACAGGACTGCCTTGGATGAGACTTGTACAAGCAGCTGCCAATAGCAAGGAGCAGAACTTGGAAGCTTACTTAGAAAACAGTCAGTTATATTATCGCTCTACCAGGAAAATCAACAAAAATGAGGAGCTGCTTGTCTGGTATGATGAGGAGCTTTCCAGCCTCTTGGGTTTCAATGAGATAAAAGCTCAGAGTCCCCAGAATG AGTTGAGATGTCAAGAATGTGACCGAGTCTTTAAATGTGAGCATTCCTATCTCTCCCATGTCCGCTTCCTATGTGTCCCAGAGAAGAGTGCCCTGCTATGGAGAAACTTCCAGAACCCTAAGACTGAAAAGAGCAACTTAGCTGAGCAGACCACGAATTTCCACAGTCTGGCAAGGGATCTAGAGGTCAAAATGGCAGCCTGTAAAGATGACGCCCATGGTCTCACAGGAGAAAAGAGAGCAAAATCTGAAGAGGCTGAGAACAACAGGAGCAGGAAAACAGTGTTGTTGGAGAAAACCAATAATCTGAGTGAGGAACATAACTGTGGGGGCAAGGAAGAGATTGGGGGAGAGCATGCATTGGCTGGTTCTTTCTGGAAGCTTGGTTCAGGGAGGCAGTCAGCTAGGAAGGATGCTTTAGAGCAGAAGCAGAGCGCTTTCACTGAGGTCAGGAGGATGAAGGAGAAGCTGAGGAATGAGAGACCAAAGGAGCCAGAACAGGAGGATGGTATGGTCCCACTTGGTAAAGAGCAGGTATCAAAGGAAGTGTTGCTGAACTCCTCTGGTAGTGCATTCTCCTTTGTGTGgcccaccagagcccgaggagaacaGAAGAGTGCTTTCAGCAAACCCAGTAAATGTCTAACAGAAAGAGCTGCAATAAATTCTTCTCATCCCATGAGTGAGTCACCAAAGAGCCTGGGGGAGCTGTCTGGCTTCATTGCCACCACAGACATCATGTGCTGCAGCACTCTTCTCAATTCCAAGTTCTTTGTCAGTGATTTGTGTAATGCTCAGATGCTGCAGACAAGCGTCACTCGGAGCAATGTTTTCCCATATACCTCAGAACCGTGGCCCAAACAAGCAGGAGGACAGTTACAAAACACAACCAccacttcttcttcctcctcctcctcctcttccttgactcttcttcctcccaccttCACGTCCTTTGGAGTGGCTGCCCAGAACTGGTGTGCCAAATGCAACCTGTCTTTTCGCATGACATCCGATTTAGTCTTCCACATGCGGTCTCATCACAAAAAAGAATACTCCTCAACTGAATCCCAGTGCAAGAGGAGACGAGAGGAGAAGCTAACATGTCCCATTTGTCATGAGTACTTCCGAGAACGCCATCATTTATCCCGGCACATGACTTCTCATAATTAG